A portion of the Streptomyces platensis genome contains these proteins:
- a CDS encoding GNAT family N-acetyltransferase, translating into MDQDTVLAVFDREMRQGIRADGPGARVERVGGVVRHVGADADGWNGIVWSDLDEATADAAVAEQVEYFTSLGRGFEWKLYGHDRPADLPGRLRAAGFVPEPEETLMVADIKDLPTSIELPEGVRLLPVTDAAGVELAVAAQERAFGEARPYHRQLLLGQLAAGLPPAVVAMAGDVPVSAARMELHPGTSFASLWGGGTVPEWRGRGVYRALVAFRTRIAAEHGYRYLQVDASDQSRPILRRLGFVPLATTTPYVR; encoded by the coding sequence ATGGATCAGGACACAGTGCTGGCGGTCTTCGATCGCGAGATGCGGCAGGGCATCCGGGCCGATGGGCCCGGAGCCCGGGTGGAGCGGGTGGGCGGCGTCGTACGCCATGTCGGCGCAGACGCTGACGGCTGGAACGGAATCGTCTGGTCGGACCTGGACGAAGCCACTGCAGACGCCGCGGTCGCGGAACAGGTGGAGTACTTCACCTCACTCGGGCGCGGGTTCGAGTGGAAGCTGTACGGGCACGACCGGCCGGCCGACCTCCCCGGACGGCTGCGGGCAGCGGGTTTCGTACCCGAGCCCGAGGAGACGCTGATGGTCGCCGACATCAAAGACCTGCCCACGAGCATCGAGCTACCCGAGGGTGTTCGCCTGCTCCCGGTGACCGATGCTGCCGGGGTCGAGCTCGCGGTGGCCGCGCAGGAGCGGGCGTTCGGCGAAGCGCGGCCGTACCACCGGCAGCTGCTGCTCGGCCAGTTGGCCGCCGGCTTGCCTCCCGCGGTCGTCGCCATGGCCGGTGACGTGCCGGTGAGCGCCGCACGGATGGAGCTGCATCCGGGTACGTCCTTCGCGAGCCTGTGGGGCGGGGGCACAGTGCCGGAGTGGCGCGGCCGGGGCGTCTACCGGGCCTTGGTCGCCTTCCGCACCCGCATCGCAGCCGAACACGGCTACCGCTACCTCCAGGTCGACGCGTCCGACCAGAGCCGTCCGATCCTGCGACGCCTCGGGTTCGTACCGCTGGCCACCACCACCCCGTACGTACGCTGA
- a CDS encoding LysR family substrate-binding domain-containing protein yields MTSSEASPSFRLAYVPGVTPTKWVRIWNERLPDVPLTLIPVSAAEACAVLRDGGADAGFLRLPVDRTDLAAIPLYTETTVVVVPKDHLITAFDEVTAEDLADEIVLHPLDETLEWEHRPGLPALERPATTADAIELVAAGVGLLVVPQSLARLHHRKDLTYRPVSDAPASRVALSWPQEETTDLVEDFIGIVRGRTVNSTRGRSQAPAPAQPKVKRPEAPATRRKPAGGKPGGKTAGKPVGKSGGKSPRSGSGGSGGSGGSKGSGRRGKPRRRS; encoded by the coding sequence GTGACAAGCTCGGAAGCATCCCCGTCGTTCCGGCTCGCGTATGTCCCGGGAGTGACGCCCACGAAATGGGTGCGGATCTGGAACGAGCGGCTGCCCGACGTCCCCCTGACCCTGATCCCGGTGTCCGCCGCCGAAGCCTGCGCGGTGCTGCGGGACGGTGGCGCCGACGCCGGTTTCCTGCGGCTGCCGGTCGACCGGACGGATCTCGCCGCGATTCCCCTCTACACCGAAACGACCGTCGTCGTGGTCCCGAAGGATCACCTCATCACGGCGTTCGACGAGGTGACCGCCGAGGACCTGGCCGACGAGATCGTGCTGCACCCGCTCGACGAGACCCTGGAGTGGGAGCACCGGCCGGGACTGCCCGCGCTTGAGCGTCCTGCCACGACGGCGGACGCCATCGAGCTGGTGGCGGCAGGTGTGGGACTCCTCGTGGTCCCGCAGTCACTGGCCCGGCTGCACCACCGCAAGGACCTCACCTACCGGCCCGTCTCGGACGCCCCCGCGTCGCGCGTCGCGCTGTCGTGGCCGCAGGAGGAGACCACCGACCTGGTCGAGGACTTCATCGGCATCGTCCGCGGCCGGACCGTGAACAGCACCCGGGGACGCTCGCAGGCCCCCGCCCCGGCACAGCCGAAGGTCAAGCGCCCCGAGGCACCCGCCACCCGGCGGAAGCCCGCGGGAGGCAAGCCAGGGGGCAAGACAGCAGGCAAGCCGGTGGGCAAGTCGGGTGGCAAGAGTCCTCGGAGCGGTTCCGGTGGTTCGGGCGGTTCCGGCGGCTCCAAGGGCAGCGGCAGGCGGGGCAAACCTCGCCGACGGTCGTAG
- a CDS encoding DUF5997 family protein — protein MKSHQTPQTMKPATAAKKLGVYLEATPAEFQEGVVSRTELNALQTDPPEWLVELRRNGPHPRPVVAAKLGVSISGLARGGVTEALTTEQIEALKKEGPEWLERERATQAEVRKEAVRIKEKNAERDEQPRPPRS, from the coding sequence ATGAAGTCGCACCAGACCCCCCAGACGATGAAGCCCGCGACCGCGGCGAAGAAGCTGGGGGTGTACCTCGAGGCCACCCCCGCCGAATTCCAGGAGGGTGTCGTCTCGCGCACCGAGCTGAACGCACTCCAGACCGATCCGCCCGAGTGGCTGGTGGAACTGCGCCGCAACGGCCCGCACCCCCGGCCGGTCGTCGCGGCCAAGCTCGGCGTCTCCATCTCCGGTCTCGCCCGTGGCGGTGTCACCGAAGCTCTCACCACCGAGCAGATCGAGGCGCTGAAGAAGGAAGGCCCCGAGTGGCTGGAGCGGGAGCGCGCCACCCAGGCGGAGGTCCGTAAGGAAGCGGTCCGGATCAAGGAGAAGAACGCGGAGCGGGACGAGCAGCCCCGCCCCCCGCGCTCCTGA
- a CDS encoding L-threonylcarbamoyladenylate synthase, translating into MAKYFDVHPENPQRRTIGNVADSIRSGALIAYPTDSCFALGCQLGSRSGIERIKSIRNLDDRHHFTLVCENFSQLGRFVHIDNDVFRAIKAATPGSYTFILPATKEVPRQLLHPKKKTVGVRIPDHVVTQALLADLGEPLLSSTLLLPDEEEPMTQGWEIKERLDHVVDAVIDSGDCGTEPTTVIDFSGGGAEIVRRGAGDVSRFE; encoded by the coding sequence ATGGCGAAGTATTTCGACGTACACCCCGAGAATCCTCAGCGGCGCACCATCGGCAATGTGGCCGACAGCATCCGCTCCGGCGCGCTCATCGCATACCCGACGGACTCCTGCTTCGCGCTGGGCTGCCAGCTGGGCAGTCGCAGCGGTATCGAGCGGATCAAGTCGATCCGGAACCTCGACGACCGGCACCACTTCACCCTCGTGTGCGAGAACTTCTCGCAGCTGGGGCGGTTCGTGCACATCGACAATGATGTGTTCCGCGCGATCAAGGCAGCCACCCCCGGCAGTTACACCTTTATCCTTCCCGCCACGAAGGAGGTGCCGCGCCAGCTGCTGCATCCCAAGAAGAAGACGGTCGGCGTCCGCATCCCGGACCATGTCGTCACTCAGGCACTGCTCGCCGACCTCGGTGAGCCGCTGCTCTCCAGCACCCTGCTCCTGCCCGACGAGGAGGAGCCGATGACGCAGGGGTGGGAGATCAAGGAACGGCTCGACCACGTCGTGGACGCCGTGATCGACTCGGGCGACTGCGGCACCGAGCCGACCACGGTCATCGACTTCTCCGGCGGCGGGGCCGAGATCGTCCGCCGAGGCGCGGGCGACGTCTCGCGGTTCGAGTAG
- a CDS encoding aminoglycoside phosphotransferase family protein codes for MSRRGYAPRLDGVMDIPEELVATQTRFNGAAGRDFIAALPGRAAEFLDRWGLKLTGPSLYGMAALVLPVERSDGTPAALKMQLLDEESAGEPVALRVWDGDGVVRLLEHDPATNTLLLERLDEKRHLSTLDDSREAIRILAELLARLCAVPAPAGLRQLGDVAQQMLDTVPEAVRAVADPAERELLKSCAAAVREVVGEAGDRLLHWDLHYDNILAADREPWLAIDPKPLAGDPGFELMPALADDFAPSEVRYRFDLMTEVLGLDRQRAVAWTLGRALQNLLWNIEDGDELEHEQLAIAQLLLGR; via the coding sequence ATGAGCCGACGCGGGTACGCCCCTAGGCTTGATGGCGTGATGGACATCCCGGAAGAGCTCGTTGCCACGCAGACCAGGTTCAACGGTGCGGCGGGGCGTGACTTCATTGCTGCGTTGCCGGGGCGGGCCGCGGAGTTTCTGGATCGTTGGGGGCTGAAGCTGACCGGGCCCTCGCTGTATGGGATGGCGGCACTCGTGCTGCCGGTGGAGCGGAGTGACGGGACGCCTGCGGCGCTGAAGATGCAGTTGCTTGACGAGGAGAGTGCGGGGGAGCCGGTCGCCCTGCGTGTCTGGGACGGTGACGGCGTCGTACGGCTGCTTGAACACGATCCGGCCACCAATACGCTGCTGCTCGAACGCCTCGATGAGAAGCGCCACTTGTCGACACTCGATGACTCCCGCGAGGCCATCCGGATCCTCGCCGAACTGCTTGCCAGGCTCTGTGCCGTGCCCGCGCCCGCCGGTCTGCGTCAGCTGGGCGACGTCGCGCAGCAGATGCTCGACACGGTGCCGGAGGCCGTGCGTGCGGTCGCGGACCCGGCCGAACGGGAGCTGCTGAAGAGCTGTGCGGCGGCCGTGCGCGAGGTCGTGGGCGAAGCCGGTGACCGGCTGCTCCACTGGGATCTGCACTACGACAACATCCTCGCCGCGGACCGGGAGCCCTGGCTCGCCATCGACCCCAAGCCGCTGGCCGGCGACCCGGGCTTCGAGCTGATGCCCGCGCTCGCCGATGACTTCGCTCCGTCCGAGGTGCGCTACCGCTTCGACCTGATGACCGAGGTGCTGGGCCTCGACCGGCAGCGGGCGGTCGCATGGACGCTGGGGCGGGCCTTGCAGAACCTGCTGTGGAACATCGAGGACGGGGACGAGCTGGAACACGAGCAGCTCGCGATCGCGCAGCTGCTGCTCGGGCGGTAG